In Deltaproteobacteria bacterium CG11_big_fil_rev_8_21_14_0_20_49_13, the following proteins share a genomic window:
- the rseP gene encoding RIP metalloprotease RseP: MTILYFIIAIGVLILVHELGHFIVARRNGIRVEKFSIGFGPAILKFKRGETEYKIAPIPIGGYVKMTGEDPDDAGGATDERSFMNKTIWQRVKVTAAGPLTNLVFALVFMPVVFLIGRMEPAFLSQPPVVMGVKANSPAELAGIKNGDEVKTVNGKGVSTWDDLQKDIIISAGQEITLGFSRDGKDISATMKVETMPEIKAGFVGIEPGFFLGNEANIDQVMANGPSAKAGLKKGDKVVAVNGNPVDGWIEMTELIHSSGEKPLKFTVAREGKVLDFDIVPEFNKDANKWVVGIVKSLRSTDMPMVKRQYGLIEAVKHGTEECVKLTGLTFEVLKRLFTGQLSYKSLGGPIQIAQASAAAAKYGLPEFIYFLAFLSIQLGILNLMPIPVLDGGHILFCGIEAVTGRKIPNKVRAIAQYVGLALLLTLFMVITVNDIDSVWGIKSMISKISSLVSF; encoded by the coding sequence ATGACAATTCTATACTTTATTATTGCGATAGGCGTTTTAATTCTGGTCCACGAGCTGGGACATTTTATCGTGGCAAGAAGGAACGGAATTAGGGTCGAGAAGTTCTCTATAGGCTTTGGACCGGCCATACTTAAATTTAAACGCGGCGAAACGGAATATAAGATAGCCCCAATACCCATTGGCGGGTATGTCAAGATGACCGGAGAAGACCCGGACGACGCAGGCGGCGCCACCGACGAACGCTCTTTCATGAACAAGACCATATGGCAGAGGGTAAAGGTGACTGCGGCGGGCCCTTTGACCAATCTTGTATTTGCCCTTGTCTTTATGCCGGTAGTTTTCCTTATCGGCAGGATGGAGCCGGCGTTCTTGAGCCAGCCTCCGGTTGTGATGGGCGTTAAGGCGAATTCACCAGCGGAACTTGCCGGTATCAAGAACGGGGATGAGGTAAAGACGGTCAACGGCAAGGGAGTCTCAACATGGGACGATCTCCAGAAAGATATCATAATCTCCGCCGGTCAAGAGATAACGTTGGGATTTTCCCGCGATGGTAAAGATATAAGCGCAACGATGAAAGTAGAGACTATGCCGGAGATCAAGGCCGGCTTTGTGGGAATTGAACCCGGATTCTTTTTGGGCAATGAGGCGAACATCGATCAGGTCATGGCAAATGGCCCGTCTGCAAAGGCGGGGCTCAAAAAGGGTGACAAGGTCGTAGCCGTTAACGGGAACCCTGTTGACGGATGGATAGAGATGACAGAGCTGATACACTCGAGCGGCGAGAAACCTCTTAAGTTCACTGTTGCACGCGAAGGCAAGGTGCTGGATTTCGATATTGTGCCCGAGTTCAACAAAGACGCAAATAAGTGGGTGGTTGGGATAGTAAAGAGCCTTCGCTCTACCGATATGCCGATGGTAAAAAGGCAGTACGGCCTTATCGAGGCGGTAAAACATGGAACGGAAGAATGCGTTAAACTTACAGGCCTCACCTTTGAGGTCCTTAAAAGGCTCTTTACCGGGCAGTTATCATATAAATCGCTTGGCGGGCCGATCCAGATAGCTCAGGCATCAGCCGCCGCGGCCAAGTACGGTCTGCCTGAGTTCATATATTTTCTCGCGTTCCTAAGCATTCAGCTGGGGATATTAAATCTCATGCCGATACCCGTTCTCGACGGCGGGCACATTCTCTTTTGCGGAATTGAGGCGGTTACGGGGCGAAAGATACCGAACAAGGTTCGCGCTATAGCCCAATATGTGGGGCTCGCGCTATTGCTCACGCTTTTCATGGTGATAACAGTTAACGATATAGACAGCGTCTGGGGAATAAAGAGCATGATAAGCAAGATCTCTTCGCTTGTGTCATTCTGA